The Lachnospiraceae bacterium KM106-2 nucleotide sequence GACGATAATGGGATTTGTCTTTCTTCTTTTAATCAAGTAGCAAGCTACGACAAACAACAGTACTAATTCCATTCGAATCTCTCTTAGGCTGGTGAATCCACCACTTCCCCAAAAGGCCGAGATTAAAATCGTAATACCCGCACTTGCGATCATGGCTACTACTGCAGGTCGAATCGAATCTAAAGTCTCTTTAAATGCATTTCCTTTTCGGTATTTGATATAAAGATACGCTAAAAAGGAAGTTATGATACAAGAAGGTAAAATACATCCTATCGTAGCTGCGATTGCTCCCACAATTCCTCCTGTTTTTAACCCAACAAATGTTGCTGCATTGATAGCGATAGGACCAGGTGTCATCTGTGAGATCGTGATCAGATCTGCGAATTGTT carries:
- a CDS encoding chromate transport protein, giving the protein MIYIQLFYSFIKIGLFSFGGGYAALPLIKNQVVTIHQWLSVQQFADLITISQMTPGPIAINAATFVGLKTGGIVGAIAATIGCILPSCIITSFLAYLYIKYRKGNAFKETLDSIRPAVVAMIASAGITILISAFWGSGGFTSLREIRMELVLLFVVACYLIKRRKTNPIIVMLLCGVGNVLFMILRR